In Alteribacter lacisalsi, a genomic segment contains:
- a CDS encoding NTTRR-F1 domain — protein MSIINQISNGGFESGVLAPWIGINSVIANVPHTGFRSVRLSGGNVNAYVYQYVEAEPGNSYELLVSLSKEGTLPNPLTSVTVAFYDGAFTFLGYGLITTITAGSVPDSAADTWLNVYQTTSAAPVGTEQALVLINSLPQTGTANIFVDDAALLNANGGSITGPTGPTGPTGATGVTGATGATGSTGVTGAPGATGITGATGATGATGATGSTGSTGITGATGATGATGSTGITGATGATGATGATGATGPTGATGITGATGITGATGATGATGATGTIGATGSTGVTGATGATGSTGPTGATGATGSTGATGATGATGATGSTGATGATGATGATGSTGATGSTGVTGATGATGSTGPTGATGATGATGTTGSTGPTGATGATGATGSTGAIGATGATGATGATGSTGSTGATGATGATGATGATGTTGATGSTGVTGATGATGSTGPTGATGATGSTGATGATGATGATGATGATGVTGATGATGSAGATGATGATGATGATGATGATGATGATGSTGDLASAYGYVYNTILQVVEQEEDVTFNGSTTLEGVTHFFNTSEIIIEESGVYSAAYRALGEETNQFSLFVNGVPVAGSIYGVNVAGVPNPGLVIIVVDAGDVLTLRNHTSPDTVTLPANTGGSQLSINASVQLVKICERPEISVPLQTVNEAATDAEMRAAIEDPALGLDLTDYNELSEGAKDNVAFFLITNRPDYGYSSETQVQQALNYAVFTVVDPENIWVEAGAVGGDGSRSNPYGTIQEGIEAVDTGGNVFVLAGTYTVTGQLLITDSMNLVGVEDEVDNLPQVNFVGPSTQNALHIQADDVSVESIHLNSARTLTANNAVINIPLRTTTNLYSNISITDSIIEGTVRSLYGFIEDLTLQNNTIIHNAATQSLRLQMLGGTTLINGNDFQGGVTSVGAIVIEPDLASYFISGDISITENTMTSFTQFVNLYNFVDGPTSLYIEDNDVDHQNRSGSSIILQTRPDYSQIDTLLIQNNTITNIFDDRLAVYFAGGGGGTNIPADGQIQVYDNTFIFPNGFGQRPGDVVFPDYPVGYNATAGTFGMTLDKFDLQGNVVIE, from the coding sequence TTGGAATTAACAGTGTGATCGCAAATGTACCCCATACCGGATTCCGTTCGGTAAGACTGTCGGGTGGAAATGTTAACGCCTATGTGTATCAATATGTGGAGGCAGAGCCTGGAAACAGCTATGAACTGCTCGTGTCGCTTTCAAAGGAAGGTACGCTTCCGAACCCGCTCACATCCGTAACGGTTGCATTTTATGATGGGGCGTTTACATTCCTGGGATACGGGCTGATTACTACCATTACAGCAGGCAGTGTCCCTGATTCGGCAGCAGATACGTGGCTTAATGTCTATCAGACAACGTCGGCAGCCCCTGTTGGAACAGAACAGGCTCTTGTCCTGATCAATAGTCTTCCACAGACGGGAACAGCTAATATATTTGTGGATGATGCGGCATTGCTAAACGCAAATGGAGGTAGTATTACAGGCCCAACAGGCCCAACAGGCCCAACAGGAGCAACAGGAGTGACAGGAGCCACGGGTGCTACGGGATCGACCGGGGTAACGGGAGCGCCAGGAGCAACAGGGATCACAGGAGCAACGGGAGCCACAGGGGCAACGGGAGCAACAGGATCAACAGGATCAACAGGGATCACAGGAGCAACGGGAGCGACAGGAGCGACAGGATCAACAGGGATCACAGGAGCGACAGGAGCGACAGGAGCCACTGGTGCGACGGGAGCGACCGGGCCAACAGGGGCCACGGGGATCACAGGAGCAACGGGGATCACAGGAGCCACGGGAGCAACAGGAGCGACAGGGGCAACGGGAACCATAGGAGCAACAGGATCGACAGGAGTAACGGGAGCCACTGGTGCGACGGGATCGACCGGGCCAACAGGGGCCACAGGAGCAACGGGGAGCACGGGAGCGACAGGAGCAACAGGAGCAACGGGGGCAACAGGATCGACGGGGGCAACGGGAGCAACAGGAGCAACGGGGGCCACAGGATCGACAGGAGCAACAGGATCGACAGGAGTAACGGGAGCCACTGGTGCTACGGGATCGACCGGGCCAACAGGGGCCACGGGGGCCACAGGAGCAACGGGGACCACAGGATCGACCGGGCCAACAGGGGCCACGGGGGCCACAGGAGCAACGGGGAGCACGGGAGCGATCGGGGCCACAGGAGCGACGGGAGCCACTGGTGCGACGGGATCGACGGGGTCAACAGGAGCAACAGGAGCCACGGGAGCAACAGGAGCGACAGGGGCCACGGGAACCACAGGAGCAACAGGATCGACAGGAGTAACGGGAGCCACTGGTGCGACGGGATCGACCGGGCCAACAGGGGCCACAGGAGCAACGGGGAGCACGGGAGCGACAGGAGCGACAGGGGCAACGGGAGCAACAGGAGCAACAGGAGCGACAGGAGTAACGGGAGCAACAGGAGCAACAGGATCGGCAGGGGCAACGGGAGCAACGGGGGCAACAGGAGCGACGGGGGCAACGGGAGCAACAGGAGCAACGGGGGCCACAGGAGCGACGGGATCCACAGGAGATCTGGCGTCAGCTTACGGGTATGTATATAACACTATTTTACAGGTTGTAGAACAGGAAGAGGATGTTACATTTAATGGAAGCACTACATTGGAAGGGGTCACCCACTTCTTTAATACGAGTGAAATTATCATCGAGGAAAGTGGTGTATACTCGGCAGCGTACAGGGCACTGGGGGAGGAAACAAACCAGTTTTCCTTATTTGTAAACGGCGTGCCGGTGGCGGGAAGTATTTATGGGGTGAACGTTGCGGGCGTGCCAAATCCCGGTCTTGTAATTATAGTGGTTGATGCCGGAGATGTCCTCACACTGCGTAATCATACGAGTCCTGATACAGTTACTTTGCCTGCAAACACTGGTGGTTCCCAGCTTAGTATCAATGCTTCTGTGCAGCTGGTGAAAATTTGTGAACGGCCGGAAATCTCTGTTCCACTCCAGACAGTGAATGAAGCTGCGACAGATGCAGAAATGCGTGCAGCTATAGAAGACCCTGCTTTAGGGCTTGATTTGACAGATTATAATGAACTTAGTGAAGGTGCAAAAGACAATGTGGCCTTTTTTCTGATCACGAACCGGCCGGACTACGGATACAGCTCGGAAACACAGGTGCAGCAGGCACTCAATTACGCTGTTTTCACCGTAGTTGACCCGGAAAACATCTGGGTTGAAGCTGGAGCGGTGGGTGGTGATGGAAGCAGGTCAAATCCCTATGGGACGATCCAGGAAGGGATTGAGGCTGTCGACACGGGAGGAAATGTATTTGTGCTGGCAGGAACCTATACGGTTACAGGTCAGTTGCTGATAACGGATTCAATGAATCTGGTAGGGGTAGAGGATGAAGTAGACAATTTGCCGCAGGTTAATTTCGTGGGACCGAGCACCCAAAATGCGCTGCATATTCAGGCGGATGATGTATCTGTGGAAAGTATCCATCTAAACAGTGCAAGAACTCTTACTGCAAACAATGCTGTCATTAACATTCCTTTAAGAACTACTACCAATCTCTACAGCAATATATCCATTACAGATTCCATTATTGAAGGGACAGTCCGCAGTTTGTATGGGTTTATTGAAGACCTCACTTTGCAGAATAATACCATCATTCATAATGCGGCGACCCAGAGTCTGCGTCTCCAGATGCTGGGCGGGACGACCCTCATCAACGGGAATGACTTTCAGGGAGGCGTAACCAGTGTTGGAGCCATAGTGATTGAACCAGATCTGGCCTCTTATTTTATATCAGGAGATATTTCTATTACTGAAAATACAATGACCAGCTTTACCCAGTTCGTGAATTTATACAATTTTGTAGATGGCCCAACCAGCTTATATATTGAAGATAATGACGTTGACCACCAAAACCGGTCAGGGAGTTCCATCATCCTGCAGACACGGCCTGATTACAGCCAGATTGATACGCTCCTGATTCAGAACAACACAATTACAAACATATTCGACGATCGACTAGCTGTTTATTTTGCAGGAGGGGGAGGCGGCACAAACATCCCGGCAGATGGTCAGATCCAGGTGTACGACAACACGTTCATTTTTCCCAACGGATTTGGTCAGCGTCCAGGAGATGTCGTATTTCCTGATTATCCGGTGGGCTACAATGCAACTGCCGGAACATTCGGGATGACGCTTGATAAATTTGATCTGCAGGGAAATGTAGTGATTGAATGA
- a CDS encoding NTTRR-F1 domain has translation MSIVNRIVNGGFETGSLPPWVGVNATIASIPHSGFRSVRLSGGTTNAYVFQIVEANPGESFEFLVSLSKIGALQSPLVSLTVAFYDAAFTFLEYGNITSIAPGTIPSSETDTWLEIYQTTSAAPAGTTQALVLVNSLPQANTADIVADDVALLLAEGALGPTGPTGPTGATGATGATGATGATGATGVTGPTGATGVTGATGPTGSTGATGATGATGATGATGVTGPTGATGATGATGPTGATGATGATGATGATGPTGATGATGATGATGPTGATGATGATGATGATGPTGATGATGATGATGATGATGPTGATGATGATGATGPTGATGATGATGATGATGPTGATGATGATGATGATGATGPTGATGATGATGATGPTGATGATGATGATGATGPTGATGATGATGATGATGATGATGATGPTGATGATGATGATGATGPTGATGATGATGATGATGATGATGPTGATGATGATGPTGATGATGATGATGATGPTGATGATGATGATGATGATGATGATGPTGATGATGATGATGPTGPTGPTAEEITITDVGPDVNSQFDELNVAERTPVLELTSVYGISALRDLIITTGTGSVTNNTVEYVLSTAASGVDTATLDSVERGRYMPGYAAQAGIAVRIPAAPVGDQEFTWGLFDSVNGIYFGQNNTDGVYVAVRRGGVDTIFPQSTWNVDPLDGTGPSGLTLDLAAGNIFNVDFTWYGYGVIEWSVVLQDPDTDAQIVVTVNRFKPETQTSLTDPNLPLRTQIENNGTGAPAELFVGGRQYSILGKFNPEFRITSERRTATVGTAGTQMISFRRKAEFPTGSARPNSVSVTLEGLDITNTDDIYYQVIVGGVTTGAFQNFPTPTTAIPNAETALQVNFTGTTLTGGQVVFQGVGAGAQGAQNRNLSTANLLSFQLPDDDTVSLVVGSITGSATVTAVFRVTEEW, from the coding sequence ATGTCAATTGTGAATCGTATTGTGAACGGAGGGTTCGAAACAGGCTCTCTCCCACCTTGGGTCGGCGTTAACGCAACGATTGCGTCCATCCCCCACAGTGGTTTCAGGTCCGTCCGGCTGAGCGGTGGAACAACGAACGCTTATGTATTTCAAATTGTAGAAGCAAACCCTGGTGAAAGTTTTGAATTTCTGGTTTCCCTGTCAAAAATCGGCGCGCTGCAAAGCCCGCTGGTTTCACTTACTGTTGCTTTTTATGATGCGGCATTTACATTTTTGGAGTATGGTAATATAACGTCTATTGCACCAGGTACCATACCATCTTCCGAAACAGATACCTGGCTTGAGATTTACCAGACCACCTCTGCCGCCCCTGCTGGTACGACTCAAGCACTGGTGCTTGTGAACAGTCTTCCTCAGGCTAATACGGCAGATATAGTTGCGGATGACGTGGCGCTTCTGTTGGCGGAAGGTGCTCTAGGGCCGACTGGACCTACTGGGCCTACGGGTGCTACTGGAGCAACGGGCGCTACCGGTGCTACGGGTGCCACTGGCGCTACCGGTGTCACGGGACCTACTGGCGCTACGGGCGTTACTGGAGCCACGGGACCTACCGGATCTACAGGGGCTACTGGGGCTACTGGAGCCACGGGTGCCACGGGCGCTACGGGGGTTACCGGTCCTACTGGGGCTACAGGAGCCACGGGCGCCACTGGACCTACGGGTGCTACTGGGGCTACCGGCGCTACTGGCGCTACTGGGGCCACCGGTCCTACTGGAGCTACGGGTGCTACCGGGGCTACAGGTGCCACCGGTCCTACTGGGGCTACAGGTGCAACAGGGGCTACCGGAGCCACGGGTGCCACTGGACCTACGGGTGCTACTGGGGCTACCGGCGCTACTGGCGCTACTGGCGCTACTGGGGCCACCGGTCCTACTGGAGCTACGGGTGCTACCGGGGCTACAGGTGCCACCGGTCCTACTGGGGCTACAGGTGCAACAGGGGCTACCGGAGCCACGGGTGCCACTGGACCTACGGGTGCTACTGGGGCTACCGGCGCTACTGGCGCTACTGGCGCTACTGGGGCCACCGGTCCTACTGGAGCTACGGGTGCTACCGGGGCTACAGGTGCCACCGGTCCTACTGGGGCTACAGGTGCAACAGGGGCTACCGGAGCCACGGGTGCCACTGGACCTACGGGTGCTACTGGGGCTACCGGCGCTACTGGGGCTACCGGCGCTACTGGCGCTACTGGCGCTACTGGGGCCACTGGTCCTACTGGAGCTACGGGTGCTACTGGAGCCACGGGTGCTACGGGTGCCACTGGACCTACAGGTGCAACAGGTGCAACAGGTGCAACAGGTGCAACAGGTGCTACGGGCGCTACCGGCGCCACCGGTCCTACTGGAGCTACGGGCGCTACCGGCGCCACTGGTCCTACTGGAGCTACGGGCGCTACCGGGGCTACGGGTGCCACCGGCGCTACTGGTCCTACTGGAGCCACGGGTGCTACTGGGGCCACGGGCGCTACCGGGGCTACGGGTGCCACCGGCGCTACTGGGGCCACCGGTCCTACTGGAGCAACGGGCGCTACTGGGGCCACTGGTGCTACTGGACCTACCGGTCCAACAGGCCCAACAGCTGAAGAGATTACTATTACAGATGTAGGACCTGATGTAAATTCCCAATTTGATGAACTGAATGTTGCGGAACGAACGCCAGTCCTCGAACTGACATCTGTCTATGGAATCTCAGCTTTAAGAGATCTGATTATCACGACAGGCACAGGATCCGTGACCAACAATACCGTGGAGTACGTTCTTTCAACTGCTGCCAGTGGTGTAGATACAGCAACCCTTGATAGTGTTGAACGCGGCCGATACATGCCGGGTTACGCAGCTCAGGCGGGAATTGCCGTGAGAATCCCTGCAGCTCCAGTAGGAGATCAGGAATTTACCTGGGGCCTGTTTGACAGTGTGAATGGTATCTATTTCGGTCAGAACAATACTGACGGAGTTTATGTCGCTGTCCGCAGAGGTGGCGTTGATACGATTTTCCCACAGAGTACGTGGAACGTTGATCCTCTGGACGGCACCGGCCCAAGCGGCCTGACGCTCGATCTTGCAGCCGGAAATATCTTCAATGTTGATTTCACGTGGTATGGGTACGGCGTGATTGAATGGTCTGTTGTGCTTCAGGACCCTGATACCGATGCACAGATTGTGGTGACTGTTAACAGGTTTAAACCGGAAACACAAACCAGTCTGACAGACCCGAACCTGCCACTAAGGACACAGATTGAGAATAACGGAACAGGCGCACCAGCCGAATTGTTCGTGGGAGGGCGCCAATACAGTATTCTCGGTAAATTCAATCCCGAATTCCGGATCACATCGGAAAGAAGAACTGCCACGGTGGGAACAGCGGGTACTCAGATGATTTCATTCAGGAGAAAGGCAGAGTTCCCGACTGGTTCGGCCCGCCCCAACTCCGTATCCGTAACACTCGAGGGGCTTGATATCACCAACACAGATGATATTTATTATCAGGTCATTGTAGGCGGGGTAACAACCGGGGCATTCCAGAATTTCCCGACTCCAACCACAGCCATTCCAAACGCAGAAACGGCCCTTCAGGTTAACTTCACCGGAACCACACTTACAGGCGGTCAGGTGGTTTTCCAGGGGGTCGGGGCAGGTGCTCAGGGTGCTCAGAACCGTAACCTTTCCACAGCAAACCTTCTATCCTTCCAGCTTCCAGATGATGATACCGTGTCCCTCGTTGTCGGTTCAATTACCGGCTCAGCAACGGTAACAGCTGTGTTCAGGGTGACTGAAGAATGGTAA
- a CDS encoding STAS domain-containing protein, whose amino-acid sequence MPQNEDLYAFLQANADRLTEEWYNSLEETDPNSVYASKDPEVIANLKRQNNEFHKRFFEIFRQDTEEFKAGMDKWIREIAGDDKHHETQLHLILREFNRTQDQHLGLIGEFAEKYKDKYSIKEMLHWYSHVDRLFRRVTVTFVEQHSRNAKKRMEEQQKLIDDLSSPVIRLSKDVALLPIVGEVDSNRSQIIMQKAMQQCADFGVNCLLLDLSGVVKIDQIVASELMQMIYALELIGVSTTLSGMRPEIAQSAVQLGLSFDKVTVKSSLAESIRFRENLL is encoded by the coding sequence ATGCCGCAGAATGAAGATTTATATGCTTTTTTACAGGCGAATGCAGACCGGCTGACAGAGGAATGGTACAACTCGCTGGAAGAAACAGACCCCAACAGTGTCTATGCTTCAAAGGATCCTGAAGTCATTGCGAACCTGAAACGGCAGAACAACGAGTTCCATAAACGTTTCTTTGAAATTTTCAGACAGGACACTGAAGAATTCAAAGCGGGAATGGATAAGTGGATCAGAGAGATCGCAGGGGATGATAAGCACCATGAAACCCAGCTTCATCTGATTTTACGTGAGTTTAACCGTACACAGGATCAGCATCTCGGTCTGATCGGGGAATTTGCGGAAAAGTATAAAGATAAATATTCGATTAAGGAAATGCTGCACTGGTACAGCCACGTTGACCGTCTGTTCAGAAGAGTGACGGTCACCTTCGTGGAGCAGCATTCCAGGAATGCAAAAAAACGGATGGAAGAGCAGCAGAAGCTCATTGATGACCTGAGCTCGCCTGTGATCCGCCTCAGTAAAGACGTGGCCCTTCTGCCAATTGTAGGGGAGGTCGATTCAAACCGCTCCCAGATCATTATGCAGAAGGCGATGCAGCAGTGCGCGGATTTCGGAGTGAACTGTCTTCTGCTTGATCTTTCCGGTGTGGTGAAAATTGACCAGATCGTGGCGTCCGAGCTGATGCAGATGATTTACGCCCTTGAACTGATTGGTGTCAGTACGACGCTCTCCGGCATGCGTCCGGAAATTGCCCAGTCCGCTGTTCAGCTGGGACTGAGCTTTGATAAAGTGACCGTCAAATCAAGTCTTGCTGAATCGATACGGTTTAGGGAAAACCTGTTATAA
- a CDS encoding GNAT family N-acetyltransferase — protein sequence MILRDSVVTVRRMDDLEADYLRLHRWLNNPAVLECIEGPSASFCYSRIVEKYQPRARGEHYVIPCMMEYKGEAVGYIQYYELLEQEKIDYDVPGGEAAWGTDLFIGEKRFWNRGIGTRALRLVVRHLHRMGIDAVYIDPQVENERAVRSYEKCGFEKVKVLPGRERFENEWRDVQLLRHRIT from the coding sequence ATGATTTTACGGGACTCTGTTGTCACCGTACGGAGGATGGATGACCTGGAAGCCGATTATCTGCGGCTGCACAGGTGGCTCAACAATCCAGCCGTGCTCGAATGCATTGAAGGTCCTTCCGCTTCCTTTTGCTACAGCCGGATCGTTGAGAAATACCAGCCCCGGGCGAGGGGAGAGCATTATGTGATCCCCTGCATGATGGAATATAAGGGGGAGGCTGTCGGCTACATTCAGTACTATGAGCTTTTGGAACAGGAAAAAATCGATTATGACGTCCCAGGGGGAGAGGCCGCCTGGGGCACCGATTTATTTATCGGGGAAAAGCGGTTCTGGAATCGGGGAATCGGGACGCGGGCATTAAGGCTTGTTGTACGGCATCTTCACCGGATGGGGATCGATGCCGTCTATATTGATCCCCAGGTGGAAAACGAGCGTGCCGTCCGAAGCTACGAAAAATGCGGTTTTGAAAAAGTAAAGGTGCTCCCTGGCAGAGAGCGTTTTGAAAACGAATGGCGGGACGTGCAGCTGCTGCGGCACCGTATCACCTGA
- a CDS encoding macrolide 2'-phosphotransferase → MVMTIKEILKTAAANGLAIKEESVKLNESGLDFQVAHAEDESGVKWILRLPRRSDAMKKTVLEKQVLDVVNRHVGFEAPQWEVYTNDLIAYRQLSGVPAGTIDPAIQNYRWEFDYENVPPAYFSSLGKVLADLHRVPAEKVKEISGLKVQTITEAKADLAERMNAVKADIGVGEDLWNRWQAWLANDDLWPEHTALVHGEVHAGHTLIDGHARVTGLIDWTEAAITDVSRDFMAPLMIFGEAGLDQVIKGYEKAGGRTWPRMRRHVIELLSTYGLDVYEFAKASDSEEYMEIARQSLGVSE, encoded by the coding sequence ATTGTAATGACGATCAAAGAGATTTTAAAAACGGCCGCTGCGAACGGCCTTGCGATAAAAGAAGAATCGGTAAAACTGAACGAATCAGGCCTTGATTTTCAGGTGGCCCACGCAGAGGATGAGTCCGGGGTGAAGTGGATTCTCCGCCTGCCCCGCAGAAGCGATGCGATGAAAAAAACAGTGCTTGAAAAGCAGGTGCTGGACGTGGTGAACCGGCATGTCGGTTTCGAGGCGCCTCAATGGGAGGTTTACACGAACGATCTGATCGCCTACCGGCAGCTGTCCGGGGTGCCGGCGGGGACGATTGATCCTGCGATTCAGAACTACCGCTGGGAGTTCGATTACGAAAACGTGCCGCCTGCTTATTTTTCCTCGCTTGGAAAGGTGCTCGCGGATCTTCACCGGGTGCCGGCTGAAAAGGTGAAAGAGATTTCAGGTCTAAAAGTTCAGACAATCACCGAAGCAAAGGCAGATCTCGCGGAGCGGATGAACGCCGTGAAAGCAGACATCGGTGTTGGCGAGGATCTCTGGAACCGCTGGCAGGCGTGGCTTGCTAATGATGACCTGTGGCCAGAACACACCGCCCTCGTTCACGGCGAAGTCCACGCCGGCCACACGCTCATTGATGGTCACGCCCGGGTGACCGGCCTGATCGACTGGACCGAAGCGGCGATCACCGATGTGAGCCGGGACTTCATGGCACCTCTGATGATCTTCGGGGAAGCCGGCCTGGATCAGGTGATAAAGGGGTATGAGAAAGCCGGCGGGCGCACGTGGCCCCGCATGCGCCGCCACGTGATCGAGCTTCTGAGCACATACGGGCTTGACGTGTATGAATTTGCGAAGGCGTCTGATTCCGAGGAGTATATGGAAATAGCCCGGCAGAGTCTGGGCGTCTCAGAATAA
- a CDS encoding Msr family ABC-F type ribosomal protection protein — MEQLLIKLTKVKLSFLDTQVLDIPDLSVYQSDRIGIVGNNGSGKSTLLKLLGGLMEPDTGQILWHGEFGYFSQMDAPVTAEADGALLSRFHVPDGSPHLLSGGEQTRLKLASLFSEYREGLLIDEPTTHLDRDGITFLADELRWYYGTLVLVSHDRWLLDELATKIWEVDDGRVTEFAGNYADYERHKQTERKRQAEQHEQYVKTRKRLLASAGEKMKKADKITGPGKQMSRKETKATANRMFMTKSKGTTQNAAHQAAKTIETRADKLEKVDAPEQEQKLRFPVATALTMHNRFPVMADRLTLKADSRTLLKNTSFQSPFGQTIAITGPNGSGKSTLVKAIRNRDEGIILSPKAVIGAYEQLAYRFEKNEMVLHYMKARTEADESMVRTMLHMMNLSGNDLTKSLLQVSGGEAARLELCRLFMGQYNVLILDEPTNFLDLPCMEALEQFINAYEGTILLVSHDQTLVDRTADCVYEIENRMLIRKK, encoded by the coding sequence ATGGAACAATTGCTGATCAAGTTAACCAAAGTCAAATTGTCATTTCTGGATACGCAGGTACTGGATATTCCGGATTTATCCGTCTACCAGTCCGATCGGATCGGAATCGTCGGGAATAACGGGTCGGGGAAAAGTACCCTGCTCAAATTGCTCGGAGGTCTCATGGAGCCCGATACAGGGCAGATTCTGTGGCACGGGGAGTTCGGATATTTTTCACAGATGGACGCACCTGTTACTGCAGAAGCCGATGGTGCCCTCCTCAGCCGCTTCCACGTGCCGGATGGGTCCCCTCACCTTCTGAGCGGCGGGGAACAGACGAGGCTGAAGCTGGCGTCCCTTTTTTCCGAGTACCGGGAAGGCCTCTTAATTGATGAACCGACAACCCATCTCGATCGTGACGGCATCACCTTTCTGGCCGATGAGCTCCGGTGGTACTACGGTACGCTCGTGCTTGTAAGCCACGACCGCTGGCTGCTCGATGAGCTGGCGACGAAGATCTGGGAAGTGGATGATGGCAGGGTGACGGAATTTGCGGGGAACTACGCCGATTACGAACGGCACAAACAGACGGAGCGTAAACGGCAGGCCGAGCAGCATGAGCAGTATGTGAAAACGCGAAAGCGCCTGCTCGCATCGGCCGGGGAGAAAATGAAGAAAGCCGACAAAATCACCGGTCCCGGCAAGCAGATGAGCAGAAAGGAAACGAAGGCCACCGCCAACCGGATGTTTATGACCAAATCAAAAGGCACAACCCAGAATGCTGCGCATCAGGCGGCCAAAACGATCGAAACCCGTGCCGACAAGCTTGAAAAAGTCGATGCGCCCGAGCAGGAACAGAAACTCCGCTTTCCTGTTGCCACCGCACTTACGATGCACAACCGATTTCCAGTGATGGCAGACCGGCTCACGCTGAAGGCCGACAGCAGGACCCTGCTTAAAAACACGAGCTTTCAGTCCCCCTTCGGACAAACCATTGCCATTACCGGCCCTAACGGATCGGGTAAATCAACTCTTGTGAAGGCGATCCGAAACAGGGATGAGGGAATCATCCTTTCCCCTAAGGCAGTCATTGGTGCATACGAGCAGCTGGCGTACCGGTTTGAGAAGAACGAAATGGTACTTCATTATATGAAAGCCAGAACAGAGGCAGATGAAAGTATGGTCCGGACGATGCTTCACATGATGAATCTGTCGGGGAATGATCTGACCAAAAGTTTGCTGCAGGTAAGCGGCGGAGAAGCGGCACGTCTTGAGCTGTGCCGGCTGTTTATGGGGCAGTACAACGTTCTCATACTCGATGAGCCGACCAACTTTCTTGACCTGCCGTGCATGGAGGCGCTTGAGCAGTTTATAAATGCCTACGAAGGCACGATCCTGCTCGTGTCCCACGACCAGACGCTCGTGGACCGCACTGCAGACTGCGTGTATGAAATCGAAAACCGGATGCTAATAAGAAAAAAATAA
- a CDS encoding SpoIIAA family protein, with protein sequence MERIEKYAILGEATVVEMLAKGADKLTGANIRYYELEEDTEAKNWVLD encoded by the coding sequence CTGGAGCGGATCGAGAAGTATGCGATCTTAGGCGAGGCAACCGTTGTGGAGATGCTGGCCAAAGGTGCTGACAAACTCACCGGCGCCAACATACGTTACTATGAACTGGAAGAGGATACAGAAGCCAAAAACTGGGTACTCGATTAA
- a CDS encoding phospholipase D-like domain-containing protein, producing the protein MANQELIVNSGSRNLWKELTSSIETCNRFYISVAFINYSGLQLILDSLKIAANKGVTGQVITSTYLNFTEPKAVEKLTTFPGVDVRVFLTEQQNTGFHTKAYIFEYGDHFKVIIGSSNVTQSALKSNVEWNVQIISKQDDAI; encoded by the coding sequence GTGGCGAATCAGGAGTTAATTGTTAATAGTGGATCACGAAATCTATGGAAAGAGCTCACGAGTTCGATAGAAACATGCAATCGTTTTTACATAAGCGTCGCATTTATAAATTACAGCGGGCTACAGCTTATACTAGATTCACTCAAAATAGCGGCCAACAAAGGAGTTACAGGACAAGTCATTACGTCCACTTATTTAAATTTTACAGAGCCTAAAGCTGTTGAAAAACTTACGACATTTCCAGGTGTTGATGTTCGGGTTTTCTTAACTGAACAGCAAAATACCGGATTTCATACGAAAGCATACATATTTGAGTATGGTGATCACTTTAAAGTTATTATTGGATCATCAAACGTAACGCAATCTGCTCTGAAAAGTAATGTGGAGTGGAATGTACAAATTATCTCTAAACAGGACGATGCGATTTAA